ACAGCTCCATAATCCGTTTTCAATTTTATTCCGATTGCCAGAAAAATGCAACCCTTTCCATTGAATTCTCAATCGTTTTAATTATATTTATATTTAATGAATAAGATGAAGTTTTTTAATGATCTTTTCTGTCTTCACATGAGGCATTAGTATATAAATATCTTCTATAAAAAAAGAGCTTTTCCAAGAAGAAAAAGCTCTTTTTTTATTAGCTGCATACACGATCAGCAAAGTTTTGAAACAGAAAACGTTTTACCTGCTCCTCAGTGTAATGCTTAAGGAGTTCTTCGATTAAATTCGTATACTGTTCATATCTTCCGAGACGATGAACCGTTTTGTCAATGCCGTCAAAGTCAGAGCCAAAACCAACGGAGTATTCGCCTCCTCTTTCACACATGTAATCAAGGTGACGGATCACATCCGCTATTTGCGCTTTGGCAGAGCTCGTTAAAAATTCAGGGACAAACGTGATGCCAATCACGCCGTTTCGCTTTATTAAAGCATGAATTTGATCGTCTCTTAAATTCCGGGGATGAGAACACAATACGTGTGAATTGGAATGAGTAGCCACTACATATTGCGCTAGCTCAATCACATCCCAAAAACCTCTTACCGATAAATGAGAGACATCCGTCCACACTTTATGTTCATTATTCAATTCAACAACTTCTCTTCCAAAAGAAGATAACCCCGCGCCTCGAGGTTCTAAAATACCGTCACACACAGCATTGCTGTAATTCCATGTCAAACCTACTGAACGTACACCCAGTGAAAAAAGTGTCTTTAAACGAACTAAACTGGTATCAATGGCATCGCACCCTTCAAGCGTCAGCATTGCTCCTATTTCACCTTTTTTTAAGCTATCTATATCGTGCTTTGAACGAACCCATTTCACACCGGGAAGCGATAAAATATGACTCTGAAACAGCTGGATCATTTCTAACGCAACATCAAAGCGTTGAGCTGCCGGAACCGCTTCTGGAATATAAATAGCGAATAGCTGAACTTTCCCTTTTGCTTTTTTTATTCCTTCTAACGTCACATGCAGCGCTAAATCATATGTAAAAGATAAACGTTTATTTAACCAGAGCTTCATCAATACATCACAATGAGCATCAAATATCACAACCCACACCCCTTTAGCTCTATACAAAAAGGACCTGTTTGGCTTCTGCGCTTTACAGGTCCGTGGTTTTTATAATTATCGCGGCTCTACAATTAATTTAATGGCTGTTCGCTCTTCTCCATCAATTTGAATATCTGTAAAAGCTGGGATGCAGATTAAATCAACCCCACTTGGTGCAACGAACCCTCTTGCGATTGCTACAGCTTTTACTGCTTGATTAAGCGCCCCGGCCCCAATGGCTTGAATTTCTGCTGCGCCGCGTTCGCGCAGCACGCCTGCTAAGGCACCAGCAACTGAATTTGGATTAGACTTTGCTGAAACTTTTAATATTTCCATATCTAGCTCCTCCTTATTCTTTACAATGTATGATGAGAGATCATTAGACCAATGACTTAATTGATTTCAATGTTACTATATTCACGATATGTCAAACGTATTCCTGCTTGTTTTTCCTAAATATTCAAAAACTTATATTTCTACACCTTTCTTTTTTCTTTTTACGTTTTTGACAAAATAAAAAAGCCAACGTATCGTCTTTCGACACATTGACTTTTTCCCTTTATTCAAAAAACGGATGGTCTTCGTTGATTAAAATTCGCTCTGTTTTTGTTGCTTTCCCCGTCTTTTGATCAATATCAATAACGATTCCACTAAGCTGCGTTCTTCCTTCTTTTGGCACTTCAAATCGAACAGGAAGAGACGTTAAAAAACGCTTAATAACTGCTTCGCGCTCCATCCCTAAAATGCCGTCATAAGGTCCCGT
The genomic region above belongs to Priestia megaterium and contains:
- the spoVS gene encoding stage V sporulation protein SpoVS, whose protein sequence is MEILKVSAKSNPNSVAGALAGVLRERGAAEIQAIGAGALNQAVKAVAIARGFVAPSGVDLICIPAFTDIQIDGEERTAIKLIVEPR
- a CDS encoding dipeptidase, which gives rise to MIFDAHCDVLMKLWLNKRLSFTYDLALHVTLEGIKKAKGKVQLFAIYIPEAVPAAQRFDVALEMIQLFQSHILSLPGVKWVRSKHDIDSLKKGEIGAMLTLEGCDAIDTSLVRLKTLFSLGVRSVGLTWNYSNAVCDGILEPRGAGLSSFGREVVELNNEHKVWTDVSHLSVRGFWDVIELAQYVVATHSNSHVLCSHPRNLRDDQIHALIKRNGVIGITFVPEFLTSSAKAQIADVIRHLDYMCERGGEYSVGFGSDFDGIDKTVHRLGRYEQYTNLIEELLKHYTEEQVKRFLFQNFADRVCS